From the Desulfomonilia bacterium genome, one window contains:
- a CDS encoding polyprenyl synthetase family protein, which yields MNKEFEKGLLDITISSSRLTGEIAGYILGSGGKRLRPKLVLMMGEAVGVDPEKIMPMAYSVEILHTASLLHDDVVDGTEIRRFKPTANQVYGDKPALLAGDFLSATALDIVFSIGNIRIAQSIVRTIKKMAEGELKEIEYAASFHNNINTYLDIIYLKTASLFELCTITPGLIADLDPVRIVALSDFGKSIGMAFQIVDDVINVYPLKDDDKDACNDIFERKSTLPLIYLFNERPDIISDLSATEDPVKWRNIIMPGLGNDILNRCRKTVVEYLDYAISAIKQAGFLTDRILKLPEIILGPIETRL from the coding sequence ATGAATAAAGAGTTTGAAAAGGGATTATTAGACATCACAATAAGCTCAAGCAGGCTTACAGGTGAAATTGCCGGTTATATTCTTGGATCGGGAGGAAAACGGTTAAGACCCAAACTTGTTCTCATGATGGGTGAGGCTGTAGGCGTCGATCCTGAAAAAATAATGCCCATGGCCTATTCTGTCGAGATTCTTCATACTGCAAGCCTTCTTCATGACGACGTCGTTGATGGAACCGAAATCAGACGGTTCAAGCCGACCGCCAATCAGGTATACGGTGACAAACCCGCCCTGCTTGCAGGCGATTTTCTTTCAGCCACGGCATTGGATATAGTTTTTTCCATTGGAAATATCAGAATCGCTCAGTCAATCGTCAGAACAATAAAAAAAATGGCTGAAGGGGAATTGAAGGAAATAGAATATGCTGCATCTTTTCATAACAACATCAATACATACCTTGATATAATCTACCTGAAAACAGCATCGCTGTTTGAGCTTTGCACAATAACACCCGGACTCATAGCCGATCTGGATCCGGTCAGAATTGTGGCGCTATCCGATTTTGGGAAGAGCATTGGCATGGCATTCCAGATTGTTGACGATGTAATAAATGTCTATCCTTTGAAAGATGATGACAAGGATGCCTGCAATGATATTTTCGAACGCAAATCAACACTTCCCCTTATTTATCTTTTCAATGAAAGACCTGACATTATTTCCGATCTTTCTGCAACCGAAGATCCTGTAAAATGGCGCAATATTATTATGCCGGGGCTTGGCAATGATATTCTGAACAGATGCAGGAAAACGGTTGTTGAATATTTGGATTATGCAATTTCCGCAATAAAACAGGCCGGTTTTCTGACAGACAGAATCCTGAAACTTCCCGAGATCATACTTGGCCCGATAGAAACCAGGCTTTAA
- a CDS encoding GNAT family N-acetyltransferase translates to MWKDEYERKKVTPKQIKDIIRPGSRVYIETGCSEPQYLVKELILENRELSDVEIYTSIPLRGYSDFGGEYGSRFRIKSFFISSKVSSAYEEGSADHMPLSSTGLIKLFSQGYIRINTAIIQLGLPDKHGFMSLGITVDLAKIIIEKADVIIAQVNSRMPRSFGDGFVHISKVDYIIEKDEPLLEIPQDEQDSETIKVGENIARLIDDGSTIQVGFGRIPNSALRALKNKKDLGVHSEIITDEICDLMDSGVITNIKKDIDNGKTVASFCIGTSKIFDFVNDNPSVEIKNLSYTTDPQNILSHKKMVAINGAVEIDLTGQSCVGMSDNFGYFGALGHATFNRTAMLTEGGKGIIALRSTSRDGKFSRIVPEFSDNKIGIITTQADIHYVVTEFGHADLFGKSIRERSLALITIAHPKFRSWLLQEAKRLNYVYKDQFLPPDNTLYPEKYEKELFMGGEKLLVRPIKVTDERGIQDLFYAMSRHDKFYRFLRNVSALHHQQAQPLVSSDYINSMALVVTLSNLKEEGIIAVAHIARETKEDMDDVCEFAAMVHPNWQNIGIGTFLLKYILGIAHDLGFKKMIAYIWEDNMQMLKVFGKTGLPLRQSITNRVCTAELDLSFYKTEQF, encoded by the coding sequence TTGTGGAAAGATGAATATGAAAGAAAAAAAGTTACCCCGAAACAGATAAAAGACATAATCCGTCCAGGTTCTAGGGTATATATTGAAACCGGATGCAGTGAACCCCAATATCTCGTTAAGGAACTCATTCTCGAAAACAGGGAATTAAGCGATGTTGAAATATATACATCCATTCCATTAAGGGGATATTCAGATTTCGGCGGTGAATACGGCTCACGTTTCAGGATCAAATCATTTTTTATTTCTTCTAAAGTCAGTTCTGCTTACGAGGAAGGAAGCGCCGATCATATGCCGCTTTCTTCAACAGGTCTTATCAAGCTGTTTTCCCAGGGCTATATACGGATTAATACTGCTATCATCCAGCTGGGACTTCCTGACAAACATGGTTTTATGAGCCTTGGCATAACAGTAGACCTGGCTAAAATTATAATTGAAAAAGCAGACGTCATTATTGCACAGGTCAACTCCCGCATGCCAAGGAGCTTTGGTGACGGGTTTGTACATATAAGCAAAGTGGATTATATAATCGAAAAGGATGAACCTTTGCTGGAAATACCTCAGGATGAACAGGATTCCGAAACTATCAAGGTCGGTGAAAACATCGCCAGGCTGATTGATGACGGTTCAACCATACAGGTCGGATTCGGCCGAATACCGAATTCCGCTCTGCGGGCGCTTAAAAACAAAAAGGATCTTGGCGTTCATTCTGAAATCATTACAGATGAAATCTGCGATCTTATGGATAGCGGTGTCATTACAAACATCAAAAAAGATATCGACAACGGTAAAACAGTTGCCAGCTTCTGCATCGGAACATCAAAGATCTTTGATTTCGTAAATGACAATCCAAGCGTGGAAATTAAAAATCTAAGTTATACGACAGATCCCCAGAATATTCTTTCGCATAAGAAAATGGTGGCCATAAACGGTGCTGTGGAAATAGATCTTACAGGACAGTCATGCGTAGGCATGAGTGATAATTTCGGGTATTTCGGTGCCCTTGGACATGCAACATTCAACAGAACCGCCATGCTCACCGAGGGGGGAAAAGGTATTATTGCATTAAGGTCAACTTCACGTGATGGAAAATTTTCCAGAATCGTCCCCGAGTTCTCAGATAATAAGATAGGAATCATTACCACCCAGGCCGATATACACTATGTCGTGACTGAATTCGGACATGCCGATCTATTTGGCAAATCCATCAGAGAAAGATCATTGGCGCTGATAACGATTGCTCACCCGAAATTCAGGTCATGGCTCCTTCAGGAAGCAAAACGACTGAACTACGTTTATAAGGACCAGTTTTTACCTCCTGACAACACTTTGTATCCCGAAAAATATGAAAAGGAACTTTTCATGGGAGGAGAAAAGCTTTTGGTCCGCCCGATTAAAGTTACTGATGAAAGGGGCATCCAGGACCTTTTTTATGCAATGAGCCGGCATGACAAATTTTACAGGTTTTTGAGAAATGTTTCCGCATTGCATCACCAGCAGGCTCAGCCACTTGTCAGTTCCGATTACATTAATTCCATGGCACTGGTGGTAACCCTTTCAAACCTGAAAGAAGAAGGCATAATAGCCGTGGCTCATATTGCACGTGAGACGAAAGAGGATATGGATGATGTTTGCGAGTTTGCCGCCATGGTTCATCCGAACTGGCAGAACATAGGAATAGGAACGTTTCTTTTGAAATACATTCTTGGAATCGCACATGACCTTGGCTTCAAAAAAATGATTGCTTACATATGGGAGGACAACATGCAGATGCTGAAGGTTTTCGGCAAAACCGGTCTTCCTCTCAGACAGAGCATAACAAACCGTGTTTGTACTGCGGAACTGGACCTGTCCTTTTACAAAACAGAGCAGTTTTGA
- a CDS encoding lysophospholipid acyltransferase family protein, protein MNKLFRKITDGVMALWTTVTTVIYTILLGIPVIFIALVSKTGKLPFKLGCAWSWLIMKTNRVKIQVIGLEKFVHEKSYVFISNHASNLDPLAVILVIPQTLRFIGKSSLAKIPIFGWAAKLGRMIFIDRSDHTKAVETINKSIKDLKNGISAFFFAEGTRSSDGILQTFKKGGVVLALKAKLPIIPVAIIGSYRLLPKRAIRIRPGILKIIIGDPIDTSAYSDNDKDILLQKVRRIIEETLNEYSLPLTA, encoded by the coding sequence ATGAACAAACTGTTCAGAAAAATAACAGACGGCGTCATGGCGTTGTGGACAACAGTTACAACTGTCATCTATACGATTTTACTCGGTATTCCGGTAATATTTATTGCACTGGTAAGCAAAACGGGAAAACTTCCGTTCAAATTGGGATGCGCCTGGTCCTGGCTCATCATGAAGACCAACAGGGTTAAAATTCAAGTGATCGGACTTGAAAAGTTCGTGCATGAAAAATCATATGTTTTCATATCAAATCATGCCAGTAATCTCGACCCTCTCGCAGTAATACTGGTTATACCGCAAACTCTCAGATTCATAGGCAAGAGCTCGCTTGCAAAAATTCCGATATTCGGATGGGCAGCCAAACTTGGACGAATGATTTTCATTGACAGATCAGATCACACGAAGGCCGTGGAAACTATAAACAAATCAATAAAGGATTTAAAGAACGGCATCAGCGCATTCTTTTTCGCAGAAGGAACCCGCAGTTCAGACGGTATCCTTCAAACCTTCAAAAAGGGCGGTGTTGTCCTTGCACTGAAGGCAAAACTTCCAATCATCCCTGTTGCAATAATCGGCAGTTACCGTCTTCTTCCCAAAAGAGCAATCAGGATACGGCCAGGAATTCTGAAGATAATAATAGGAGATCCCATCGATACAAGCGCTTATTCCGACAATGACAAGGATATTCTCCTCCAGAAGGTCAGGAGAATCATTGAGGAAACCCTGAACGAATACAGTCTGCCTTTAACAGCCTGA
- a CDS encoding sulfide-dependent adenosine diphosphate thiazole synthase: MLNEITITRAILDTYFKKIKDALDIDVAIVGGGPSGLVCGYYLAKAGKKVAMFERKLAVGGGMWGGGMMFNEIVVQDAAKTIIDEFGMKSENYEEEYYTIDAVEAVSALIYKSVSAGLKIFNLVSMEDVVFKSGKVCGLVINWTPVELNRLHVDPLTIHSKYVLDATGHPAEVVGVLIKKMGVKLNTPTGGIMGEKSMDADMGEMHTVENTRECFPGLYVSGMAANAVYGGYRMGPVFGGMLLSGKKAATLILENL, encoded by the coding sequence ATGCTTAATGAGATTACGATAACAAGGGCCATACTTGACACATATTTCAAGAAGATAAAAGACGCATTGGACATTGATGTGGCAATTGTCGGTGGAGGCCCTTCAGGACTTGTCTGCGGATATTATCTGGCAAAAGCCGGGAAAAAAGTCGCCATGTTCGAGAGGAAACTTGCAGTTGGTGGCGGTATGTGGGGCGGCGGCATGATGTTCAATGAAATAGTGGTTCAAGATGCCGCTAAAACAATTATTGATGAATTCGGTATGAAATCTGAAAATTACGAGGAAGAGTATTATACAATAGATGCCGTTGAAGCGGTTTCTGCCCTTATATATAAATCTGTCAGTGCGGGGCTTAAGATATTTAACCTTGTTTCAATGGAGGACGTTGTCTTTAAAAGCGGAAAAGTATGCGGGCTTGTCATAAACTGGACGCCCGTTGAGCTTAACAGGCTTCATGTTGACCCTCTGACCATTCATTCAAAATATGTGCTTGATGCAACAGGGCATCCCGCTGAAGTTGTCGGGGTGCTTATCAAGAAAATGGGGGTAAAGCTCAATACTCCTACAGGCGGAATAATGGGGGAGAAATCAATGGATGCAGATATGGGTGAGATGCATACTGTTGAAAACACCCGTGAATGCTTTCCGGGGCTATATGTTTCAGGGATGGCCGCGAATGCTGTTTACGGCGGATACAGAATGGGTCCGGTGTTCGGCGGGATGCTTCTGTCAGGCAAAAAAGCCGCCACTTTGATATTGGAAAACCTTTAA
- the thiE gene encoding thiamine phosphate synthase, with protein sequence MNDGIDRIIDANINRVTEGLRVVEDIFRYSIVSDEIQQRLKDLRHNLVTVVDRGDVILARNSLDDVGYLSSGANEYNRSEPGDIVSANLKRAEEGLRVLEEVYKIGKKDKSSLMKKLRYELYELEKKAYAKMKRKLLPKGLYLVMTNPRTGYEDIALLAVKAGLPVIQIRQKKGSDRELMNIAFKIREITSGTKTLFIVNDRLDIARMCNADGVHLGQDDIEPGRAKDFLGDNFMIGLSTHNLSQVEKAQNEPLDYIGFGPIWETDSKERPDPVTGVEKLRKAVEKSHHPVVAIGGINRDNVGELKGTGINNIAVIRAVQDAMDPYAEMTFLNNFGENI encoded by the coding sequence ATGAATGACGGGATTGACCGCATAATAGATGCAAATATAAACCGCGTGACCGAAGGTCTTCGTGTGGTTGAAGACATATTCAGGTACAGCATCGTATCAGATGAGATACAGCAGCGGCTGAAAGACTTGCGCCATAATCTTGTAACTGTTGTCGACAGAGGGGATGTTATCCTGGCAAGAAACTCTCTTGATGATGTCGGTTACTTATCCAGCGGTGCGAACGAGTACAATAGATCAGAACCGGGCGATATCGTTTCGGCAAACCTCAAGAGGGCGGAAGAGGGATTGAGGGTGCTTGAAGAGGTGTACAAAATAGGGAAGAAGGACAAATCGTCCTTAATGAAAAAGCTCAGGTATGAGTTATATGAGCTTGAAAAAAAAGCTTATGCCAAAATGAAAAGGAAGCTTCTGCCAAAAGGCCTTTATCTTGTGATGACAAATCCCAGAACGGGATATGAGGATATTGCTCTTTTGGCTGTAAAGGCGGGTTTGCCTGTAATACAGATAAGGCAGAAAAAAGGGTCTGACAGGGAACTGATGAACATAGCCTTCAAGATAAGGGAAATAACCTCAGGCACGAAGACGCTGTTTATAGTCAATGACAGACTGGATATTGCGAGGATGTGTAATGCAGACGGTGTGCATCTCGGACAGGATGATATCGAGCCGGGAAGGGCAAAAGATTTCCTCGGAGATAATTTCATGATAGGGCTTTCGACACATAACCTGTCTCAGGTGGAAAAGGCGCAGAACGAGCCCTTGGATTACATAGGATTCGGGCCGATCTGGGAGACGGATTCGAAAGAAAGACCAGATCCCGTGACAGGGGTTGAAAAATTAAGAAAAGCAGTGGAGAAATCGCATCATCCGGTGGTTGCCATAGGTGGAATAAACAGGGATAATGTAGGAGAACTAAAGGGAACAGGCATAAACAACATCGCTGTTATCAGAGCAGTTCAGGATGCAATGGATCCTTATGCGGAGATGACTTTCCTGAATAATTTTGGAGAAAACATATGA
- the thiC gene encoding phosphomethylpyrimidine synthase ThiC: MTLLENARKGIITDEMTVVARYEGLSPEYVRKGLAEGTIVIPKNSKRNLEYIRGIGKGLRTKINANIGSSPYHMDMNEELRKLKAAVEAGADSVMDLSLGCSLNAIRKKIIKASPVMVGTVPIYQTAYDLSRKKKDITDMSIKDFLKTVESQAREGVDFMTIHSGVNLNALNALQRQSRILDVVSRGGAFMVSWMRKNSKESPLYEYYDDILDILSEYDVTVSLGDGMRPGSIADATDRAQITELVTLGELAQRAREKGVQAMIEGPGHVPLHMVEENIKLQKSLCKGAPFYVLGPLVTDCASGYDHIAGAIGGALAAYMGADFLCYVTPAEHLMLPTVEHVVDGVIASRIAAHAADLAKGMTYAWERDIAMSKARKELDWETQIELSFNPENAKKLRESSEIGNSDVCTMCGEFCAIKRIRESGL, from the coding sequence ATGACACTGCTTGAAAATGCAAGAAAAGGGATAATAACGGATGAAATGACAGTGGTTGCCAGGTATGAGGGGCTCAGTCCCGAATATGTCAGGAAAGGGCTGGCTGAAGGAACCATTGTAATTCCGAAGAACAGCAAAAGAAATCTTGAGTACATAAGAGGAATTGGAAAAGGACTCAGGACTAAAATAAATGCTAATATCGGTTCTTCTCCGTATCATATGGATATGAATGAGGAACTTAGAAAACTCAAGGCTGCCGTCGAGGCAGGCGCTGATTCCGTTATGGACCTTTCACTGGGATGCAGTCTTAATGCGATCAGGAAGAAGATAATAAAGGCCTCACCCGTAATGGTTGGCACGGTACCCATCTATCAGACTGCTTATGACCTGTCACGGAAGAAAAAAGACATTACCGATATGAGCATCAAAGATTTTCTCAAGACAGTTGAATCTCAGGCCAGAGAAGGTGTCGATTTCATGACGATACATTCCGGCGTCAATCTGAATGCACTGAATGCCCTCCAGCGGCAAAGCAGGATACTGGATGTCGTGAGCAGGGGCGGCGCATTCATGGTTTCTTGGATGAGAAAGAATTCAAAGGAATCTCCGTTATATGAATACTATGACGACATACTGGATATTCTTTCTGAATATGATGTCACGGTATCCCTCGGGGACGGTATGAGACCGGGATCGATTGCGGATGCGACAGACCGCGCCCAGATAACAGAACTTGTAACGCTGGGCGAACTTGCGCAACGCGCCAGGGAGAAAGGTGTGCAGGCTATGATTGAAGGTCCGGGCCATGTACCACTTCACATGGTTGAAGAGAATATAAAACTACAGAAATCATTGTGCAAAGGGGCCCCGTTTTATGTACTTGGTCCTCTGGTGACAGACTGTGCAAGCGGCTATGATCATATAGCGGGTGCAATAGGCGGAGCCCTTGCAGCTTATATGGGTGCTGACTTCCTGTGCTATGTAACGCCTGCAGAACACCTGATGCTGCCTACGGTCGAACATGTGGTTGATGGAGTCATAGCGTCCAGGATTGCAGCCCATGCAGCCGACCTGGCAAAAGGTATGACATATGCATGGGAGAGGGACATCGCCATGTCGAAGGCAAGAAAGGAACTTGACTGGGAAACCCAGATCGAACTTTCATTCAATCCTGAAAATGCAAAAAAGCTCAGGGAATCAAGTGAAATCGGAAACTCCGATGTCTGTACCATGTGCGGCGAATTTTGTGCTATTAAAAGGATCAGAGAATCCGGTTTATAG
- the rapZ gene encoding RNase adapter RapZ → MKQPIFLIVTGLSGSGKSSAMKAIEDEGFFCMDNIPVDMLSKLVEIYDFASLNLSRVCFGVDIRGGADVFGQMAPQAILAMKQTMPITKLIFIESKTGSLLNRFKETRRRHPLSDNYPNLLEAIEAEREIMTPIKDMADFVIDSTSLNVHEFAGRIKEIMKRIIASKGMYVEVRSFGFKKGIPLDADIVLDVRYLPNPHFVENLMKKTGLDPDVKDWLNSHKVYTDFIKKTKGFISFILPLCRKEGRSYLNIAIGCTGGRHRSVAIAEEIGQLVEKAKFNCKVVHRELTQGGL, encoded by the coding sequence ATGAAACAGCCCATATTCCTTATCGTTACAGGTTTGAGCGGTTCGGGAAAGTCCAGTGCGATGAAGGCGATAGAGGACGAGGGCTTTTTCTGCATGGACAATATCCCGGTTGACATGCTTTCGAAGCTTGTCGAAATATATGATTTTGCATCCTTGAATCTGTCAAGGGTATGTTTCGGTGTCGATATCAGGGGTGGGGCGGATGTGTTCGGCCAGATGGCTCCGCAGGCGATCCTGGCAATGAAGCAGACCATGCCCATTACTAAGCTTATATTCATAGAAAGCAAGACTGGCTCGCTGCTGAACAGATTCAAGGAGACCAGGAGACGCCATCCTCTCAGCGATAATTACCCCAATCTGCTTGAGGCCATTGAAGCCGAACGGGAGATTATGACTCCCATCAAAGACATGGCTGATTTCGTGATTGATTCTACCAGTCTTAATGTCCATGAATTTGCCGGGCGTATTAAAGAGATAATGAAAAGGATCATTGCATCGAAAGGCATGTATGTTGAGGTCAGGTCATTCGGATTCAAAAAAGGCATTCCTCTTGATGCCGACATCGTCCTGGATGTCAGGTATCTCCCGAATCCTCATTTTGTTGAGAATCTGATGAAAAAAACCGGACTTGATCCTGATGTCAAGGATTGGCTCAACTCGCACAAGGTCTATACAGATTTCATAAAAAAAACCAAGGGCTTCATATCGTTCATATTACCTTTGTGCAGAAAAGAGGGGAGATCGTATCTGAATATTGCAATCGGCTGCACGGGTGGCAGGCACAGGTCGGTTGCAATAGCCGAGGAAATAGGACAGCTTGTTGAAAAAGCAAAGTTCAATTGCAAGGTTGTTCATCGAGAACTTACACAGGGAGGGCTCTAA
- a CDS encoding PTS sugar transporter subunit IIA, producing the protein MVGILVVAHGNLAASLIETAELIVGHVDGVKACSFCQGSDVEKLRKMLKTSIREVNTGNGVIILTDMFGGTPSNISLSFLEENVEVITGVNLPMLIGAITKRESRSIKEMAQLLKESGMNNIYIASEILAPAAKK; encoded by the coding sequence ATGGTCGGCATTCTTGTTGTTGCACATGGCAATCTTGCAGCGTCATTAATTGAAACTGCAGAGCTTATAGTAGGGCATGTTGACGGTGTGAAGGCATGTTCGTTCTGTCAGGGCAGTGATGTGGAGAAACTAAGAAAAATGCTGAAGACTTCCATCAGAGAAGTGAACACAGGCAATGGCGTAATAATCCTGACTGACATGTTCGGAGGAACTCCATCCAATATAAGCCTGTCGTTCCTTGAAGAAAATGTTGAGGTCATAACAGGTGTCAATCTCCCCATGTTGATCGGTGCAATAACGAAACGTGAAAGCAGATCAATAAAAGAAATGGCGCAATTGTTGAAAGAGAGCGGAATGAACAACATATATATAGCATCTGAAATACTGGCGCCTGCTGCGAAAAAGTAA
- a CDS encoding PTS sugar transporter subunit IIB, with product MNIVLIRIDDRLIHGQILESWLPYLKAQCVVVANDTLAEDQFQMAILSMAVPERIKLRMVGVESVKDLSEDPELVNKTTLIIVSSVLDAYRIVQNGILARINLGNMRSSGADKQLMYSFWVNEDDITMLKEMMAQGISINLQSVPREKEIDIKHILDTLGE from the coding sequence ATGAATATTGTTCTGATAAGGATCGATGACAGGCTGATTCACGGCCAGATACTCGAATCATGGCTGCCTTATCTGAAAGCCCAGTGTGTTGTGGTTGCAAATGATACGCTTGCCGAAGACCAGTTCCAGATGGCTATACTGTCAATGGCTGTTCCAGAAAGAATCAAACTCAGAATGGTAGGCGTCGAAAGCGTAAAAGATCTCTCGGAAGACCCTGAACTTGTTAATAAAACGACCCTGATTATCGTGTCCTCTGTGCTTGATGCATACAGAATTGTACAAAATGGAATTCTGGCCAGGATAAATCTTGGCAACATGCGTTCATCCGGTGCTGATAAGCAGCTGATGTATTCGTTCTGGGTGAATGAAGATGATATCACGATGCTGAAAGAAATGATGGCGCAGGGGATATCGATTAATCTTCAGTCTGTACCGAGGGAAAAAGAGATTGACATTAAACATATACTCGATACTTTAGGAGAATGA
- a CDS encoding PTS sugar transporter subunit IIC — protein MITSITASVFIGALLWMDREYALQIQISRPVVISVILGLIFENIQLSLMIGVSLEIIGLYAPPVGGYLPYDENFCTVVALPVAHVASRTMENLPAAGFALVLCLPALIIGREMDSYIMKSNEHIPGRLGDDWLDKIDSVMIKSLAGVYLRALATTGVCVAVFSALAWFIIPVLPQKAMKVFSYMPAVSVMIGLAGLVSGKRMHSRYSWVGAFILGISAAILWKLA, from the coding sequence ATGATAACATCCATCACAGCATCAGTATTTATAGGTGCATTGCTCTGGATGGATAGAGAGTATGCGCTTCAGATACAGATAAGCAGACCAGTTGTTATTTCTGTAATTCTCGGCCTGATATTCGAAAACATCCAGTTGTCCCTCATGATAGGGGTCTCATTGGAGATTATCGGACTCTATGCCCCTCCGGTAGGAGGCTACCTGCCATATGACGAAAATTTTTGTACTGTTGTTGCCCTGCCTGTTGCCCATGTCGCTTCACGGACAATGGAGAACCTTCCTGCGGCAGGCTTTGCGCTTGTTTTGTGTCTTCCTGCTCTCATTATAGGAAGAGAAATGGATTCATATATCATGAAAAGCAATGAACATATTCCCGGCAGACTTGGAGATGACTGGCTTGATAAAATAGATTCCGTTATGATCAAATCGCTGGCGGGTGTATATTTAAGAGCACTTGCAACAACCGGTGTCTGCGTAGCAGTGTTTTCGGCTCTCGCATGGTTTATTATTCCGGTATTGCCTCAGAAAGCCATGAAGGTTTTTTCGTATATGCCCGCGGTTTCAGTTATGATAGGCCTTGCAGGCCTGGTTTCCGGCAAGAGAATGCACTCGCGTTATTCCTGGGTCGGGGCGTTCATTCTGGGGATTTCGGCTGCCATACTGTGGAAATTGGCATGA
- a CDS encoding dihydroorotate dehydrogenase electron transfer subunit, whose amino-acid sequence MKELTSTVISNRQIASNTYLLSLECEMDPYIPGQFVMVKAPSPGAFLRRPLGIMELKEGVLALLYKTRGEGTIALSMLKEGEAISVMGPLGNGFRIEDEAQAVYIAGGIGLPPLLSLYNKIKKGNFLIGARSEEDIPFDYIPARAEIATEDGSVGHKGLVTDILSGMNLKKPNIIYACGPVAMLKKVADISRHMNIPCQVSLEERMACGFGVCAGCVVKTVSGNKSVCALGPVFNAEEIIW is encoded by the coding sequence TTGAAGGAATTAACATCCACAGTCATAAGCAACAGACAGATCGCATCAAATACTTATCTTTTGAGCCTGGAATGCGAAATGGATCCATACATTCCAGGCCAGTTCGTAATGGTAAAAGCGCCCTCGCCTGGAGCCTTCCTGAGAAGGCCTCTCGGAATAATGGAGCTTAAGGAAGGAGTGCTTGCTCTGCTTTACAAGACAAGGGGGGAAGGGACAATCGCTCTTTCAATGCTCAAGGAAGGAGAAGCAATTTCCGTTATGGGTCCTCTCGGAAACGGATTCAGAATTGAGGATGAAGCTCAGGCTGTCTACATAGCCGGCGGAATAGGTCTTCCTCCTCTACTGTCCCTGTACAACAAGATTAAAAAAGGAAATTTCCTGATTGGGGCCAGATCTGAAGAAGACATCCCTTTTGACTATATACCGGCCAGGGCGGAGATTGCCACCGAAGACGGTTCTGTCGGACATAAGGGGCTTGTTACAGATATTCTGTCAGGCATGAACCTGAAAAAGCCGAATATTATATATGCGTGCGGCCCGGTGGCGATGTTGAAGAAAGTAGCCGATATATCCAGGCATATGAATATTCCCTGCCAGGTTTCATTGGAAGAAAGAATGGCATGCGGTTTCGGGGTATGTGCCGGATGCGTCGTTAAGACGGTTTCGGGCAACAAAAGTGTGTGTGCACTGGGGCCTGTTTTCAATGCAGAGGAAATCATATGGTGA